One window from the genome of Rhodopirellula halodulae encodes:
- a CDS encoding vWA domain-containing protein produces MSDLSLFQTVKHKLFRHSGSPTAEHEDASVTRPYETTDASEIWEDESFWDADETVAMVGSMLVHLIVILSLALVQLQNPVDEEAVVMIAPPPEYEETVDLIEEIVVSDQPQVEIGADALAEFDMAEASAATFAEIANMVSPVDLEPTDLGDIMVNKMFSQPVAPQDRLTDQKGRVGKGTAGASGAVDQITFEVMQAAEERPTLIVWLFDQSGSLTRQRQDIRDRFDRIYEELGMLREQLDSKTAGEDPQDGDQARVLTSIIGFGEKVQLFTEEPTADLETIKQTVAEIPVDNSGTERVFTAIESAAKQYNSLRRNNGPRGPKRNVMFVVVTDERGDDAHLLESSISSCRKWGIPVYVIGVPAPFGREHTLVKYVDPDPEYDQTPQWAQVDQGPETFLPERVQLSFTGNFEQEPVIDSGFGPYGLTRLCYETGGIYFTVHPNRNVSREVRRGEIDAFTADLRAFFDPSAMARYRPDYLSPQDYVKAVKRSPLRQALISAAQIKNVNGIQRPQTRFVKRSEAGLAQALTTAQQDAAKLEPVLVQLSATLEQGLKDREEEESLRWLAGYDLAYGRVLAQKVRTETYNAILAKAKRGMPFEKEKNNTWVLVPADEITVGSKWQREADTAREFLQRVASEHEGTPWAMLAKKELEVPIGWKWTETFTDLSPPRQGGGNNGNNNNRPPRDDEKRMIKRAPKRPVPKL; encoded by the coding sequence ATGAGCGATCTGTCGTTGTTCCAGACCGTTAAACACAAGTTGTTCCGTCACTCCGGTTCACCAACCGCCGAGCACGAGGATGCTTCCGTGACGCGGCCCTATGAAACGACCGATGCTTCGGAAATTTGGGAAGACGAATCGTTCTGGGATGCCGACGAAACGGTCGCGATGGTCGGCAGCATGCTGGTGCACCTGATCGTCATCCTATCGCTGGCACTCGTGCAGCTTCAAAACCCGGTGGATGAAGAAGCGGTGGTGATGATCGCCCCGCCACCGGAATACGAAGAAACGGTCGACTTGATCGAAGAGATCGTGGTCAGCGATCAACCTCAGGTCGAGATCGGGGCGGATGCTCTCGCTGAATTCGACATGGCCGAAGCTTCCGCAGCGACCTTCGCTGAAATCGCGAATATGGTCAGCCCCGTTGACTTGGAGCCCACCGATCTGGGTGACATCATGGTCAACAAAATGTTCAGCCAACCGGTGGCACCGCAGGATCGGCTCACCGACCAAAAGGGCCGAGTTGGCAAAGGCACCGCTGGAGCATCGGGGGCCGTCGATCAAATCACTTTCGAAGTGATGCAGGCGGCGGAAGAACGTCCCACCCTGATCGTGTGGTTGTTCGACCAGAGCGGATCGTTGACTCGCCAGCGTCAGGACATCCGTGATCGTTTCGACCGGATCTACGAAGAGTTGGGAATGCTTCGCGAGCAGTTGGATTCAAAAACCGCTGGCGAAGACCCGCAGGACGGCGATCAAGCTCGCGTGTTGACGTCCATCATTGGGTTTGGCGAAAAGGTTCAGTTGTTCACGGAGGAACCCACGGCTGACCTCGAAACGATCAAGCAAACGGTGGCGGAGATTCCGGTTGATAACTCAGGAACGGAACGAGTTTTCACGGCGATTGAGTCGGCGGCAAAGCAATACAATTCGTTGCGACGAAACAATGGGCCGCGCGGTCCGAAACGCAATGTGATGTTCGTGGTGGTGACCGATGAACGCGGTGACGATGCCCATCTGTTGGAATCGTCGATCTCGTCGTGCCGGAAATGGGGCATTCCCGTTTATGTGATCGGTGTTCCTGCACCGTTTGGTCGCGAACACACTTTGGTGAAGTACGTGGACCCGGACCCCGAGTATGACCAAACGCCGCAGTGGGCTCAGGTGGACCAAGGTCCGGAAACCTTTTTGCCCGAACGTGTGCAACTCAGCTTCACCGGCAATTTCGAACAAGAACCCGTGATCGACAGTGGCTTCGGCCCCTACGGACTGACTCGGTTGTGTTACGAGACAGGTGGCATCTACTTCACCGTGCACCCGAACCGCAACGTTTCGCGAGAAGTTCGTCGTGGTGAGATCGATGCGTTCACGGCTGATCTGCGTGCCTTCTTTGATCCGTCTGCGATGGCCCGGTATCGGCCTGACTACTTGTCGCCACAAGACTACGTGAAAGCAGTCAAACGCAGTCCCTTGCGACAAGCTTTGATCTCGGCGGCTCAAATCAAGAACGTCAACGGAATCCAACGCCCACAAACGCGTTTCGTCAAACGAAGTGAAGCCGGTTTGGCTCAAGCTTTGACCACGGCCCAGCAAGACGCGGCGAAATTAGAACCTGTTTTGGTTCAACTGTCGGCAACATTGGAGCAGGGATTGAAGGATCGCGAAGAAGAGGAAAGCCTGCGTTGGTTGGCTGGATATGACTTGGCCTACGGTCGCGTGTTGGCCCAAAAAGTTCGCACGGAGACTTACAACGCGATTTTGGCGAAAGCCAAACGCGGGATGCCGTTCGAGAAAGAGAAGAACAACACGTGGGTACTTGTTCCTGCTGACGAAATCACCGTTGGAAGCAAGTGGCAGCGGGAAGCCGACACCGCTCGCGAATTTTTGCAGCGTGTCGCTAGCGAGCACGAAGGAACGCCCTGGGCCATGTTGGCAAAGAAAGAGTTGGAAGTGCCAATTGGTTGGAAGTGGACGGAGACGTTCACGGACTTGAGTCCGCCACGGCAAGGTGGAGGCAACAACGGAAACAACAACAACCGCCCTCCACGCGATGATGAAAAGCGAATGATCAAGCGTGCTCCCAAACGTCCCGTACCAAAGCTCTGA
- a CDS encoding DUF255 domain-containing protein encodes MLPLFAIAFGLCTLNANLAHAEIAWRKDLTTAQAEAAQSGKALLLHFTSDNCVWCDRLEAGAFQDPTVNSAIEKSFVPVKIHAGKSPELARMFKVTKFPTDLMLTATGKPLGGSVSPQKPQQYIAMLGQAASKMPAPVTTPPSAPAQTMLASGRTGAATTTTAQATTGQPQQNPHVGPTANLPSAESQFPGGATAQLAGARTDGMTLGMPAQSQPPIPNKTPAFGTDQPKLAMEGFCSVTVINEDRWAEGNPKFGVVHLGKLYLFESEDKMQTFLADPSPYTPVLNEIDVVRFFEERVIVPGKRQFGMKDPVHQRMFFFADEAAMDHFYNEYERYTDAAIEVMDRAVRDANPNLN; translated from the coding sequence GTGTTGCCTTTGTTTGCAATTGCGTTTGGGCTTTGCACTCTGAATGCCAACCTCGCGCACGCTGAGATTGCTTGGCGGAAGGATCTGACCACGGCTCAGGCGGAAGCGGCTCAAAGTGGCAAAGCGTTGCTGTTGCATTTCACCAGCGACAATTGCGTCTGGTGCGATCGTTTGGAAGCCGGTGCTTTCCAAGATCCCACCGTTAATTCCGCGATCGAAAAGAGCTTCGTTCCTGTCAAGATTCACGCGGGAAAGTCACCGGAGCTGGCTCGCATGTTCAAGGTCACCAAGTTCCCAACGGACTTGATGTTGACGGCCACCGGTAAACCTCTCGGGGGTTCGGTCAGCCCTCAAAAACCACAGCAGTACATCGCAATGTTGGGGCAGGCAGCCAGCAAAATGCCAGCACCTGTGACCACGCCACCGTCCGCTCCTGCACAAACGATGCTTGCTTCTGGACGAACAGGAGCAGCGACAACCACGACTGCTCAAGCAACCACCGGGCAACCGCAGCAGAACCCGCATGTGGGGCCAACTGCCAATCTGCCCTCCGCGGAAAGTCAATTTCCTGGTGGAGCGACCGCACAATTGGCCGGTGCTCGCACCGACGGCATGACGCTCGGAATGCCTGCTCAGTCGCAACCTCCGATCCCAAACAAAACCCCTGCATTTGGGACCGATCAGCCAAAGCTCGCCATGGAAGGTTTCTGTTCCGTCACAGTGATCAACGAAGATCGTTGGGCCGAAGGCAACCCGAAGTTTGGCGTCGTTCACTTGGGCAAGTTGTACTTGTTTGAATCCGAAGACAAGATGCAAACATTCTTGGCGGATCCCTCGCCATACACGCCTGTGCTGAATGAAATCGATGTGGTCCGATTCTTCGAGGAACGTGTGATCGTTCCCGGGAAACGCCAATTTGGAATGAAGGATCCTGTTCATCAACGCATGTTCTTTTTCGCCGACGAAGCGGCGATGGATCACTTCTACAACGAGTACGAACGTTACACGGACGCCGCCATCGAAGTCATGGACCGTGCCGTGCGGGACGCCAATCCCAACTTGAACTGA
- a CDS encoding fused MFS/spermidine synthase: MGSPSSDVSGSVSTQTLANKKATSWFVFAGATLLGAFLVFQVQPVISKCVLPWFGGTPAVWTTCLLFFQVLLFGGYLYAHCLRRFFSPTLQGIIHLSLLCAAAWSLPIAPSDAWKPIGTEDPTFTLLWLLTAHVALPYFVLSSTGPLVQAWLSYENQSDSVYRLYALSNVGSLVALLSYPFVVEPLLSVEQQSIVWSLAFYGFVIIDGWLAISLLGRRRRKPNSSDLESVEASVSSGQSVPMTDWMVWIGLPALASVMLLVVTSHVCQDIAVMPFLWVLPLSLYLLSFIVSFDSPAWYRPKLIAAATGLAFVGIQVKGWFPGGWQMPVEALAYLVVLFGVCLLCHGETAARKPSTHRLTLYYAMISAGGAIGGIVVALICPMVFQDYRELPLAMALSIGVVAVTFLASRSWLTTQCDWRMSKGIMGLIVGIIGLTAVVTTLTSRKDTIDQRRNFFGVLRVENDADRIQLVHGNTIHGIQLHGELSRTPTSYFGYSSGVGRLIKAMQSEQPQMRIGVIGLGCGVLAAYGREGDSMDMYEINPDVLAIAEEHFTFLKDCPAEVRHHIGDGRLLLERQTEKRFDLLILDAFSSDAIPAHLLTLEAMLLYRQRLAKDGVLAIHVSNNHLDLVPLTHRLSHSIGFESRLIQNDHRDQVYTRPSRWVIASDRGDGFWEADTLSVAQVPDQESLRDAPLWTDQHHNLASVLIWPSL, encoded by the coding sequence ATGGGTTCGCCTAGCTCAGACGTCTCGGGATCCGTCTCCACCCAAACACTTGCCAACAAAAAAGCAACGTCCTGGTTTGTGTTTGCCGGTGCCACGTTGCTGGGCGCGTTCTTGGTGTTCCAAGTCCAGCCCGTGATCAGCAAGTGCGTGTTGCCATGGTTTGGTGGCACACCTGCGGTTTGGACAACCTGTTTGTTGTTCTTTCAAGTCTTGCTGTTTGGCGGCTATTTGTACGCTCATTGTCTGCGTCGATTCTTCTCGCCAACGTTGCAAGGAATCATTCATTTGTCGCTGCTGTGTGCGGCGGCGTGGTCGTTGCCGATTGCACCATCGGATGCTTGGAAGCCGATCGGTACCGAAGATCCCACGTTCACCCTGTTGTGGTTGCTGACAGCCCACGTCGCATTGCCGTATTTCGTGTTGTCCAGCACGGGACCGTTGGTGCAAGCGTGGCTGAGCTATGAAAATCAATCGGATTCCGTTTATCGACTTTATGCGTTGTCGAACGTGGGTTCGTTGGTCGCTTTGTTGAGCTATCCGTTTGTGGTCGAGCCGCTATTGTCCGTCGAACAACAGTCGATTGTTTGGTCATTGGCCTTTTATGGTTTTGTCATCATCGATGGATGGCTGGCCATCAGTCTGCTGGGGCGTCGTCGTCGAAAGCCGAATAGCAGCGACTTGGAGAGTGTGGAAGCGTCTGTTTCATCCGGACAAAGCGTGCCAATGACCGACTGGATGGTTTGGATTGGACTGCCTGCTCTTGCTTCGGTCATGTTGTTGGTCGTGACCAGCCATGTCTGCCAAGACATTGCGGTGATGCCATTTTTGTGGGTGTTGCCGCTGAGCTTGTATCTCCTCAGCTTCATCGTCAGCTTTGATTCACCCGCCTGGTATCGTCCCAAATTGATCGCCGCCGCAACGGGTTTGGCCTTTGTCGGTATTCAGGTCAAAGGCTGGTTCCCTGGTGGATGGCAAATGCCCGTAGAGGCGCTGGCTTATCTGGTTGTCTTGTTCGGTGTGTGCTTACTCTGCCATGGTGAAACGGCGGCTCGAAAGCCCAGCACCCACCGCTTGACGTTGTACTACGCGATGATCTCGGCCGGCGGAGCGATCGGCGGCATCGTTGTGGCATTGATCTGTCCGATGGTGTTCCAGGACTACCGTGAATTGCCTCTGGCGATGGCGTTGTCGATCGGCGTGGTGGCGGTCACATTCCTTGCCTCACGATCGTGGTTGACGACGCAGTGTGATTGGCGAATGTCCAAAGGGATCATGGGTTTGATCGTTGGAATTATTGGTTTGACCGCGGTGGTCACAACGTTGACCAGCCGAAAAGACACCATTGATCAACGTCGCAATTTTTTCGGTGTTCTTCGCGTTGAGAATGACGCTGACCGCATTCAGTTGGTGCACGGAAACACGATTCACGGTATTCAACTACACGGTGAATTGAGCCGGACACCGACGTCGTACTTTGGCTACAGCAGCGGTGTTGGTCGATTGATCAAAGCAATGCAATCAGAACAACCGCAAATGAGGATCGGTGTGATTGGGTTGGGCTGTGGTGTGTTGGCCGCTTATGGTCGTGAAGGCGACTCGATGGATATGTACGAAATCAATCCGGACGTCTTGGCGATCGCGGAAGAACACTTCACCTTTTTGAAAGACTGTCCAGCCGAAGTCCGACACCACATTGGCGACGGTCGTTTGTTGCTCGAACGGCAAACTGAAAAACGCTTTGACTTGCTGATCTTGGACGCGTTCAGCAGCGATGCGATTCCGGCTCACCTTTTGACGTTGGAAGCGATGCTGTTGTATCGCCAGCGATTGGCGAAGGACGGTGTGCTGGCGATTCATGTGTCGAACAATCACCTGGACCTGGTGCCGCTGACTCACCGGTTGTCGCATTCCATCGGGTTTGAAAGCCGATTGATCCAAAACGATCACCGCGATCAAGTGTATACCCGCCCGTCGCGGTGGGTGATCGCCTCGGACCGTGGGGATGGATTCTGGGAAGCCGACACATTGTCGGTTGCTCAGGTGCCCGATCAAGAGTCTCTGCGTGACGCTCCGCTGTGGACGGACCAACACCACAATCTAGCAAGCGTTTTGATTTGGCCGTCTCTCTGA
- a CDS encoding DUF1501 domain-containing protein gives MNIKQTILENQMMLTRRHFFGRSASGVGVAALASMMGDSVFAGSNDSAIPKPNGSMREYHTPPKAKRVIYLFQSGAPSQQELFDYKPALQEHEGRELADYVEMNQRVTGMTANQKSFPIAGSRYKFAKHGESGLELGSELLPKISTLADDMCLIRSMHTEAINHDPAMTFFQSGHQLPGRPSVGSWLHYGLGTMNEDLPTFISMVSRGTGRPNCQPLYDRLWGSGFLPSTYAGVKLMSIGDPVLYLSNPDGLDATARRRMLDDLAKLNQEKLDEFGDPEIHTRIQQYELAYRMQTSVPDLIDFSDEPQHVLDAYGPDVQKRGSYAYNCLLARRLAQRDVRFIQLFHMGWDQHVTLPKQLPGQCRDVDQATTALVNDLKQCGLLDDTLVVWGGEFGRTSYCQGTLNAETYGRDHHPRCFSLWMAGAGIKPGMSYGATDEVCYNITENPVHVHDLHATMLHLLGIDHERLTYRFQGRYFRLTDVHGHVVQDILA, from the coding sequence ATGAATATCAAACAGACCATTCTTGAAAATCAGATGATGCTGACGCGGCGACACTTCTTTGGTCGTTCTGCGTCCGGAGTTGGCGTGGCTGCTTTGGCTTCGATGATGGGCGACTCTGTGTTTGCAGGATCCAATGATTCGGCAATCCCCAAGCCAAACGGTTCGATGCGGGAGTATCACACTCCACCCAAGGCCAAACGAGTGATCTACTTGTTTCAAAGCGGCGCGCCGTCTCAGCAGGAATTGTTTGACTACAAACCTGCGTTGCAAGAACATGAGGGAAGGGAACTGGCCGACTACGTTGAAATGAACCAGCGGGTCACCGGCATGACGGCGAATCAAAAATCGTTTCCGATTGCGGGATCTCGATACAAGTTCGCCAAGCATGGCGAGTCGGGATTGGAACTGGGCAGCGAACTGCTTCCCAAGATCTCAACACTCGCCGACGACATGTGTTTGATTCGCTCGATGCACACCGAAGCGATCAACCACGACCCCGCGATGACGTTCTTCCAAAGTGGGCATCAACTGCCGGGCCGTCCCAGCGTCGGGTCATGGCTTCACTACGGCCTTGGCACGATGAACGAAGACTTGCCAACGTTCATCTCGATGGTTTCGCGAGGCACGGGTCGTCCGAACTGCCAGCCGTTGTACGATCGGCTGTGGGGCAGTGGTTTCCTGCCATCAACCTATGCAGGCGTCAAATTGATGAGCATTGGCGACCCGGTGTTGTATCTCAGCAATCCCGATGGTCTGGATGCGACGGCCCGGCGTCGAATGCTTGACGATCTGGCCAAACTGAACCAAGAGAAGCTCGACGAATTTGGTGACCCAGAAATTCATACTCGAATCCAGCAGTATGAGTTGGCTTACCGGATGCAAACCTCAGTTCCGGATCTGATCGACTTCTCCGACGAACCTCAGCACGTGTTGGACGCCTATGGCCCAGATGTTCAGAAGCGAGGATCATACGCTTACAACTGTTTGCTTGCCCGACGACTGGCACAACGAGACGTGCGTTTCATCCAACTCTTTCACATGGGATGGGACCAACACGTCACGCTTCCGAAACAGTTGCCCGGGCAGTGCCGAGACGTTGACCAGGCGACAACGGCGCTCGTGAACGACTTGAAACAGTGCGGTCTGCTAGACGACACGCTGGTGGTTTGGGGAGGCGAATTCGGCCGAACGTCTTATTGCCAGGGAACGTTGAACGCCGAAACCTATGGCCGAGACCACCATCCGCGCTGCTTCTCACTTTGGATGGCGGGAGCTGGGATCAAACCAGGGATGTCGTACGGCGCCACCGATGAGGTTTGCTACAACATCACCGAGAACCCTGTCCACGTCCACGACTTGCACGCGACGATGCTGCATCTACTGGGCATCGATCACGAGCGTTTGACCTACCGTTTTCAAGGCCGCTACTTCCGGCTCACCGATGTGCACGGGCACGTCGTCCAAGACATCCTGGCGTGA
- a CDS encoding PSD1 and planctomycete cytochrome C domain-containing protein, which produces MKYSSLILAFAFVPTVAVAEKIDFSSQVLPILSDRCFHCHGPDSQNQDSEFRLDDEEHLFADLGGYAGVVPGDPDASELITRIRSDDEYDVMPPPDSNRSLSEDEKRILQLWIQQGAEYEGHWAFDRPKKADVPREIVSQSDWPEEQKERWSQNPIDAFIGRRLMEEGITPSDPADPATLLRRVSLTLTGLLPSEQQINRFVAEPSDEAYAEIINEFLGSMGYAERQALLWLDAARYADTDGYQVDQERTNWPWRDWVIQAFHNNMPFDEFTIEQLAGDMLPNATDSQRLATAFNRNHRQNNEAGALPEEFSVENTIDRVETTSTVWLGLTMGCARCHDHKYDPLSQREFYQFFAYFNNIGERGVGKGVNADPTIKAFSPLAEVDPDLLIAVKDAQAALDAAQSQLNARADAWIEAKHTELQSHQVTWNDAKILDADLTGEGILELKNDNTVVYSAENANGVTYELSFLPDGLESSKPITAIKIEALPDERFTKPLQLAPSVNGNFVLTNLEVSLGGNSVAIKSISANAEQSGYDVAKAIDDDPRSGWAVFGSVKKAAPVHAILTLKDPIPVDSDATVTLSLHFNSQFKNHSIGKLRVQWSQSAVAEFAGLDADLAQRLRKPADKRSQQDIKKLREHYQSIDPELKAAKQRYNAAEYKLTLQAGPRVNVMVMRERQGGAKPAYLLNRGQYDQPNKDEPLPRGIPAALLGRASEQSSRDSVSVDDRQPSNRLELARWLVSRDNPLTARVIVNRLWQNHFGVGLVKTSEDFGLQGETPSHPELLDFLAVELMDSGWDIQAMHRMIVTSAAFRQSSKHRPELSSIDPGNRLLARGPRYRADGFTIRDVALQASGTLNEKAGGPPVKPYQPDGLWETVAANAGTRYAASDGGDLYRKSMYTYWKRAVNPPRQIIFDAAGREVCNVQVRRTNTPLQALVLMNDPTFIEAARNLAEKTLQSHEANDEQRIRSMYAAAVSRQPSEASLDVMRDNLSYFRQHYQQNANEAEKLLSIGQSKRDESLNAIELAATTMVAHLIMNTDKFVTIE; this is translated from the coding sequence ATGAAATACAGCTCACTTATCCTCGCTTTCGCGTTCGTTCCGACGGTCGCTGTGGCCGAGAAGATCGATTTCAGCAGCCAGGTGCTGCCCATTCTTTCGGATCGCTGCTTCCATTGCCACGGTCCCGATTCGCAAAACCAGGATTCCGAATTTCGGTTGGATGACGAAGAGCACCTGTTCGCCGATTTGGGTGGTTACGCTGGCGTTGTCCCGGGTGATCCTGACGCCAGCGAATTGATCACGCGAATTCGCAGCGACGATGAATACGACGTGATGCCACCACCGGACAGCAATCGTTCGCTGAGCGAAGATGAAAAGCGGATCCTGCAATTGTGGATTCAGCAGGGAGCCGAATACGAAGGGCACTGGGCATTCGATCGTCCCAAGAAGGCGGACGTGCCTCGCGAAATCGTGTCGCAATCGGATTGGCCCGAAGAACAAAAGGAACGCTGGTCCCAAAATCCCATCGACGCCTTCATCGGGCGACGGTTGATGGAAGAAGGCATCACACCCTCCGATCCCGCGGATCCAGCGACACTGCTTCGCCGAGTCTCGTTGACGCTCACTGGACTTCTACCGTCCGAACAGCAGATCAATAGGTTCGTTGCCGAACCCAGCGATGAAGCCTATGCCGAGATCATCAACGAGTTCCTTGGCTCCATGGGGTACGCCGAGCGACAGGCATTGCTATGGCTTGACGCAGCCCGGTACGCCGACACCGACGGGTACCAAGTCGATCAAGAACGCACCAATTGGCCTTGGCGAGACTGGGTCATCCAAGCGTTTCACAACAACATGCCTTTTGATGAGTTCACCATTGAGCAACTCGCCGGGGACATGCTTCCCAACGCGACGGACAGCCAACGTCTGGCAACCGCGTTCAATCGCAACCATCGGCAAAACAACGAAGCCGGTGCTTTACCCGAAGAGTTCTCGGTCGAGAACACTATCGACCGAGTGGAAACGACGTCGACGGTGTGGCTCGGGCTCACCATGGGATGCGCGCGCTGCCACGACCACAAATACGATCCGCTCAGCCAGCGTGAGTTCTATCAATTCTTCGCCTACTTCAACAACATTGGTGAACGCGGAGTTGGCAAAGGAGTCAATGCAGACCCAACGATCAAAGCCTTTTCGCCTTTGGCGGAAGTCGACCCCGATTTGCTCATTGCGGTCAAGGACGCGCAAGCAGCACTGGACGCGGCCCAATCACAACTGAACGCGAGAGCCGATGCCTGGATCGAAGCCAAACACACGGAATTGCAATCTCATCAAGTCACCTGGAATGACGCTAAAATTCTCGACGCTGACCTGACGGGCGAAGGAATTCTGGAGCTAAAAAACGACAACACAGTTGTCTACTCAGCCGAAAACGCCAATGGCGTGACCTATGAGCTGTCGTTTTTGCCAGACGGCCTGGAATCATCCAAACCAATCACCGCAATCAAGATCGAGGCTTTGCCCGATGAACGCTTCACGAAACCACTTCAACTAGCACCGAGCGTCAACGGCAACTTTGTTCTGACGAATCTAGAAGTTTCCCTCGGTGGAAATTCCGTCGCCATAAAAAGTATCTCAGCCAACGCGGAACAGTCAGGATACGACGTCGCCAAAGCGATTGACGATGATCCACGAAGTGGGTGGGCCGTGTTCGGCAGCGTGAAGAAGGCAGCACCCGTCCATGCAATTTTGACGCTGAAGGATCCGATCCCTGTCGATTCGGATGCAACGGTTACTCTGTCACTGCATTTCAACAGCCAATTCAAGAATCATTCCATCGGAAAGCTCCGCGTTCAATGGTCACAGAGCGCGGTCGCCGAATTCGCGGGTTTGGACGCGGACTTGGCTCAACGTCTACGTAAGCCGGCCGACAAACGATCCCAACAAGACATCAAGAAACTGCGGGAACACTACCAGTCGATCGATCCAGAATTGAAAGCCGCAAAACAGCGTTACAACGCAGCGGAATACAAACTGACTCTGCAAGCCGGTCCGCGTGTCAACGTGATGGTCATGCGGGAACGGCAGGGTGGAGCCAAGCCGGCTTACCTGCTCAACCGTGGCCAGTATGACCAGCCCAACAAAGACGAACCGCTTCCTCGCGGTATTCCGGCGGCTTTGCTGGGGCGGGCGTCTGAGCAGTCGTCCCGCGACAGCGTTTCGGTTGATGATCGACAACCTAGCAATCGCTTGGAACTGGCGCGTTGGCTCGTTTCGCGAGACAACCCTTTGACGGCTCGCGTGATCGTCAACCGCCTTTGGCAAAACCACTTTGGTGTCGGACTGGTAAAAACGTCGGAGGACTTTGGGCTGCAGGGTGAAACGCCCAGCCATCCTGAATTGTTGGACTTCCTCGCCGTGGAACTGATGGATTCGGGCTGGGACATCCAGGCGATGCACCGAATGATTGTGACCAGTGCCGCCTTCCGCCAATCTTCCAAGCATCGTCCCGAGCTATCATCAATTGATCCGGGAAATCGCTTGCTGGCACGCGGTCCCCGATATCGAGCCGATGGTTTCACCATTCGCGATGTCGCGCTCCAGGCATCAGGAACGCTGAATGAAAAAGCCGGTGGTCCACCCGTCAAACCGTACCAACCCGATGGTTTGTGGGAGACCGTTGCGGCCAACGCTGGCACACGCTACGCAGCGAGCGACGGTGGCGACCTTTATCGCAAAAGCATGTACACCTACTGGAAGCGTGCGGTGAATCCGCCAAGGCAAATCATCTTCGATGCCGCGGGTCGCGAAGTGTGCAATGTCCAAGTCCGGCGGACGAACACGCCATTGCAGGCACTCGTGTTGATGAACGACCCAACGTTCATTGAAGCCGCGAGGAACTTAGCTGAGAAGACGCTTCAGAGTCACGAAGCAAATGACGAGCAACGGATTCGATCCATGTATGCCGCCGCGGTCAGCCGCCAACCAAGTGAAGCGAGCCTGGATGTCATGCGGGACAACCTTTCTTACTTTCGCCAACACTATCAGCAAAATGCAAACGAGGCAGAGAAGCTTCTGTCGATCGGGCAATCAAAACGTGACGAATCGCTGAATGCGATCGAATTGGCTGCAACCACGATGGTGGCGCATTTGATCATGAACACAGACAAGTTTGTGACCATCGAATGA
- a CDS encoding sigma-70 family RNA polymerase sigma factor, giving the protein MDDHRFLPLFLRHERELAGIARAYLPDWDAVDEVIQESSLVMWRKIDELQSDDDFVKWAQVIIRFEVLKYRRNHARRRWLLDDELVSQLMDESTDDEISNHGLAAENRSKAVRECLGAFSDDHQRLLLAPYTDDESVKALADRGGHSVNALYKRLGRLRSKLHDCVTEKLRHPGLA; this is encoded by the coding sequence ATGGACGATCATCGATTCCTGCCGCTGTTTCTGAGGCACGAGCGTGAGCTCGCGGGAATCGCGCGAGCGTATTTGCCTGATTGGGATGCGGTCGACGAGGTGATTCAGGAATCGAGCCTGGTGATGTGGCGAAAGATTGACGAACTTCAATCGGACGACGATTTCGTCAAATGGGCCCAAGTCATCATTCGTTTCGAAGTCCTGAAGTACCGCCGCAACCATGCTCGACGACGTTGGTTGTTGGACGATGAGTTGGTTTCTCAACTCATGGATGAGTCGACCGATGACGAGATCTCAAATCACGGCCTCGCCGCGGAGAATCGTTCGAAGGCCGTTCGCGAATGCCTGGGAGCGTTCAGTGATGACCATCAACGACTGTTGTTGGCACCTTACACCGATGACGAAAGCGTTAAAGCGTTGGCGGATCGTGGAGGGCACAGCGTCAATGCTCTTTACAAACGTTTGGGTCGTTTGCGTTCCAAGCTTCACGATTGTGTCACCGAGAAACTCCGGCATCCGGGACTCGCATGA